ctgaaaattaaaatgaaaatgcaaaccAAAAGCATCATCTGTTCTTTTTATATTGACTTATTCAGACAAACTATTAAgtaatatgtaattttttatttaacttttaccTTGTTTCTTTGTCGTGTGCTAATTTGAGTTTTTCTCTATTGTGATGCTACAGTTATCTTTCCAGATGTGGACTGATCAAATGCAGGACATGCtaaattgtaagaaaaaagGCGATGCGGCTTTCCGGCAGAAAGATTTTAGACTTGCAATTGAGTTCTATACACAGGTAGATTTCTCATGGGGATGCTCATTCATCTAAATTTGTCTTACCTTTCTTTTTTAGTCCTTAATGAACTATGAATAATACAATTGCAAGTTATATCCTTGCTCATGTGAAGTTTACGTAAGGGTTAGTTGTACTTTTCCTTGCCCTTAGAACTTTATGTCATGCACTTTAATACTTGAATTCTAAAAATGTGCAAATTGACACTCTAAATTTCTCCAGATATGCAAATTAACCAtgttaacaatttttttcatcAGTTGTTAACAAAAGTTTAAGGTGCCACAGTTGCATATGTCGAAAAGTTTAGAGGGTCAATTTTCACATAACACAATGTTTTCAGGGGTCCTTTTTGCACATTTTTAAAGTTTAGCAGTTAAAGTACATATAAGGTAAATTTCAATTAACCCTTTACATAATGATGAAtagtttttgatttttaattaaaatattcattaaCAAGATAGAGTAACATTCAAGAACATAGCCTTTCTGTTATTTGATCTATATATGCACACACACATAATGACATAAATATTGTTGTGTTATATATCACTAGAGTAAGACCTTATTTATCTAGTGCAAAAGTAGATTAAATTAGTTTGGTAAATGATATGTGAAAACTTGTATTCAAATGAGAAACAATAATAGCAACAAATCCATGATTGTTTTGCATATCCTCTCTACAGTTTCGTCCCTCAAAAGTTAAAAATCACAATACCATACCTTGATCgctattttaaacaaaatagaTTTCTCTGTTACTTTCAGTTCATTGATGCCGGAACAATGGTTTCTCCAACGGTACATGCGCGTCGCAGTTTGTGTTATCTCATGAGCGAAATGCCGTAGGAAGCGCTAGGCGATGCAATGCAAGCGCAAGTGATTTCCCCTTTGTGGCACATTGCATCTTATCTTCAGTATGTTTCATTGGGTGGACTTGGAATGGAGCATGAAGCATAAGTAGCACTCAAAGAGGGAACAACATTGGAAGCCAAAAGGAGTGGACAAAAATGAAGAGTGTGTTTTGTACATAACACAGTTTCATTGCAATGGTTATACTTATACACATATAATTATCATGTATTATTCAAGAAACAAATGATTGGATGATGAGTGTAATTGGTGATTGAACACCCCTACCCCTTTTTATTGGGTAGGCTTGGATGTTAGTTAAGTTCTTATccatgatttgatttgattaatgATGGAGCATTAATACAAACTCAGcatcattttatttctttaataacAGGAAGGAAAAAAACTGTGAAATGTGGAAATGTTCATTCTTGTTACTATTGAGCActtgtaaaaaaatatgaagagtgAATACAAGAATGGATGCCCGAGTCAagagtcaaaattttttttgttgctaGTTAGGTATCATTTTTCTAACTAAACACAactttttgcttctttcttttttttgcccttatatttctttttggaaaaaaaaagaggaataaaACAAAGAAGAGTACGGAGGAAAAAAATGCAGACAAGGACACATACAAAGAAGGGTGGTTATGATGAAAATTCATGTGcagttttttattaatttcacgtgaagttagTACAGAACCTGTTCGACCAAATGCCCCAAAGGAGCCTCTGTCCATTGGCTCATCGCGTGTCAATGCAATACAATCACGCACTACCACCTTTCTCATCCATAGTAAATCCAAACCCTTCTTCGTTCTCCCCTCTCTTCCATTCTCAACCACCATCCACAACCACACCATTCAACATGGACAACACCACCACTCCACCACCACCTTCCACAACCGCAACCTTGCCGCCATCATCCACTCCCTCTGTGACGCCCACCATTTCGATGAAGCCCACAACATCTTCTCCCTCTTTCTCTCCTCCGTCTTCCTCCCTGACCATCGCACCTCCAACGTTCTCCTCTCCCGCCTCCTCCCCTCTCGAACCCCGCACCGAACCTGGGCTTGTGCCCTTTCTTTGATCCAAGCTAACCACGGCTTCGTTCCCTCCATTGTCACCAATCACCGCTTAATGGATCACTTTTGCAGGTTTGGTCAACCCCAACAAGCTAACATACTATTCTTCGACATGAAGGGTAGAGGGCATTGCCCCAATGTGGTTTCTTATACTACTCTCATTAATGGGTACTGCTTAATTGGTGGAATTGGTGATGCCCGcaaggtgtttgatgaaatgcttgataGTGGTATTGCGGCAAATTATTTGACTTATAGTGTTTTAGTCCGCGGGTTTCTTAGGAAGAAGGATATAGAAGGAGCAAAGGGAATGATGTGCCAGTTATGGGAAAAGATGAGGGTTGAAAGCGAGGCTTCGATGAAGATGGCAGCCTTTGCGAATCTGGTTGATTCTCTGTGTAGGGGAGGGTTCTTCAATGAATTGTTTAGGATAGCCAAGGAGTTTGCATTAGGGGGCAGTTTGTGTGAGGATGTTGCATATGGACAGATGATAGATTCACTCTGCAAGGTTGGGAGGTATCATGCGGCTGCTAGGATTGTGTATATAATGAGGAAGAGAGGATTAGTTCCGAGTGTAGCatgttataattatattatacatGGGCTTAGCAAGGATGGTGATTTTATGAGAGCTTATCAGTTATTAGAGGAAGCTGAATTCGGATTCTTGCTTTCTGAGCATACCTACAAGGTGTTGGTGGAAGCTCTTTGCCAAGTGCTGGATGTGGACAAGGCAAGGAAAGTTCTTAAACACATGCTAAGTAGGGAAGGCGTCGACAAGACTAGGATTTACAACACTATTTAAGAGCTCTTTGTATTGTGGATAATCCAACAGAACTCTTGAATGTGCTTGTGCTCATGCTTCAAAACCAGTGTCATGCAGATGTGATCACACTTAACACAGTTATCAATGGATTTTGCAAGGTGGGGAGGATTGATGAAGCTCTAACGGTATTACAGGACATGTTGAGTGGTAAATTTTCCGCTCCCAATGTTGTGACCTTCACTACTATAATTTCTGGTTTATTGGACACTGCAAGAGTTGATGAA
This sequence is a window from Arachis duranensis cultivar V14167 chromosome 2, aradu.V14167.gnm2.J7QH, whole genome shotgun sequence. Protein-coding genes within it:
- the LOC107473954 gene encoding pentatricopeptide repeat-containing protein At3g18020-like, with the translated sequence MDHFCRFGQPQQANILFFDMKGRGHCPNVVSYTTLINGYCLIGGIGDARKVFDEMLDSGIAANYLTYSVLVRGFLRKKDIEGAKGMMCQLWEKMRVESEASMKMAAFANLVDSLCRGGFFNELFRIAKEFALGGSLCEDVAYGQMIDSLCKVGRYHAAARIVYIMRKRGLVPSVACYNYIIHGLSKDGDFMRAYQLLEEAEFGFLLSEHTYKVLVEALCQVLDVDKARKVLKHMLSREGVDKTRIYNTI